From the Iodobacter fluviatilis genome, one window contains:
- a CDS encoding SixA phosphatase family protein: MDLILWRHAEAEEGADDLRRPLTAKGRKQAEKMAACLSKRLDGGAITVIASEALRSQETAKALSKQFKIDARLNPGVLCGSYLEVCNWPREPGKTIVLVGHQPELGRAAAVILAGKELDWELRRGGCWWLQRRVKEGRISYSLRMVMSPELL; encoded by the coding sequence GTGGATTTAATTTTGTGGCGTCATGCCGAAGCAGAGGAGGGGGCGGATGATTTACGCCGCCCTCTTACGGCTAAAGGGCGTAAGCAGGCAGAAAAAATGGCCGCTTGCTTAAGTAAGCGTCTTGATGGCGGGGCCATCACGGTGATTGCCAGCGAAGCATTGCGTAGCCAGGAAACCGCCAAGGCATTAAGTAAGCAATTTAAGATTGATGCAAGGTTAAATCCCGGTGTTTTATGCGGCTCATATTTAGAGGTGTGTAACTGGCCAAGGGAGCCGGGGAAGACCATTGTGCTGGTTGGGCATCAGCCGGAGCTGGGCCGCGCAGCCGCTGTTATTCTGGCGGGCAAAGAGCTCGATTGGGAGCTGCGCCGGGGGGGCTGCTGGTGGTTGCAGAGGCGGGTTAAGGAAGGGCGGATCAGTTATTCATTACGGATGGTGATGTCGCCAGAATTATTGTAA
- a CDS encoding heme biosynthesis HemY N-terminal domain-containing protein: MRILLWIIALFALAVGLTLFAQLNTGYVLLFLPPWRIEISLNVFAMLTLATIALLYLLLRVVAELGGLPHKVKQYRERQQRDASIQLEREARLAFFEGRYQRAERLAGEALNNSENNDAFAVNALLATRAAHQMRDFARRDQYLDKLQQRFGNQHLAAAMMAAELYLDERRYTDASNALAAAKQISPKLTAALQLELRLRLREENPDAVLRLVEQLAKSEAVDAEQARRIRNQAYLLKLRQQPLSSHQLKDWWNKLPAQDKALPQLIEAVTDSYKQQGEPAMARSLLEETLRNEWSSPLAGRYGSLGLTGEALISQLQQAELWLKQHPEDHLLLLTLGRLCRASALWGKAQTYLEASIAVHPTAVAHAELAELLDSLDKNDAASRHYQASLALALPQASLI, translated from the coding sequence ATGAGAATTTTGCTCTGGATCATCGCTCTATTTGCACTGGCCGTGGGGCTGACGCTGTTTGCGCAGCTTAATACTGGCTATGTGCTGCTGTTCTTGCCGCCATGGCGGATTGAAATTTCACTCAATGTATTTGCAATGCTGACGCTGGCTACCATTGCCCTGCTCTATCTGCTGCTGCGCGTAGTTGCAGAGCTGGGCGGCCTGCCACACAAGGTAAAGCAATACCGCGAACGCCAGCAAAGAGATGCCTCAATTCAGCTGGAGCGCGAAGCACGTTTAGCTTTTTTTGAAGGCCGCTATCAGCGCGCCGAACGGTTGGCCGGTGAAGCGCTGAATAACAGTGAAAATAATGATGCTTTTGCCGTTAATGCGCTGCTTGCCACACGTGCCGCGCATCAAATGCGTGATTTCGCCCGCCGCGATCAGTATCTGGACAAACTGCAACAACGCTTTGGCAACCAGCACTTAGCTGCAGCAATGATGGCTGCGGAGCTGTACCTAGATGAGCGCCGCTATACCGATGCAAGCAATGCGCTTGCAGCAGCCAAGCAAATCTCACCCAAGCTGACCGCAGCTCTGCAGCTGGAGCTGCGTTTACGCTTGCGTGAAGAAAACCCTGATGCGGTATTAAGACTGGTAGAACAGTTAGCCAAAAGCGAAGCCGTTGATGCCGAACAAGCCAGACGCATCCGCAATCAGGCCTATCTGCTCAAGCTGAGACAACAACCTTTATCCAGCCATCAGCTGAAAGACTGGTGGAATAAGCTGCCAGCCCAAGATAAAGCCTTGCCACAGCTGATTGAAGCAGTAACAGACAGCTATAAACAGCAGGGTGAGCCCGCAATGGCCCGCAGCCTGCTGGAAGAAACCCTCAGAAATGAATGGTCCAGCCCCCTCGCTGGCCGCTATGGCTCGCTGGGGCTAACCGGGGAAGCCCTTATTTCTCAGCTGCAACAAGCCGAGCTTTGGCTTAAGCAGCATCCTGAAGATCATTTGCTGCTGCTGACACTTGGCAGGCTCTGCCGTGCCAGTGCCCTTTGGGGTAAAGCACAAACCTATCTGGAAGCAAGTATTGCTGTGCACCCTACCGCGGTGGCCCATGCAGAGCTGGCAGAATTACTGGATTCGCTCGATAAAAACGATGCCGCCAGCCGGCATTACCAAGCAAGCCTGGCGCTGGCATTACCCCAGGCCAGTCTGATTTAA
- a CDS encoding uroporphyrinogen-III C-methyltransferase, whose protein sequence is MTQDTSQDSLAAALQTPDRRFVPQTAIVLGSVALIATAGVWLYQQQAMEQFKLEVSRQLAANKNNTAEFSQQLASSAKLQEQFSAKLALLDAKQAESLSQQQALNNMYEALTHNETHRALSEIEQILGFASQQLQLGGNVNGALLALANIDQKLAQLNRPELISLRQSITRDIDTLKALPYVDIIGISAKLDSLIKGLEDLPLAIDGHRHVTPVVKPSASSTALAHFSDEIWQQLKQLIQIRRMDKPEAMLLSPEQSFFLRENIKLRLLDARTSLLLKDEASYRGDIAAALRYLEQYFDKKAPQTATSIATLKQLAAQDLAIQLPELGTSLAAVRSARTIAERAKQ, encoded by the coding sequence ATGACTCAGGATACTTCACAAGACTCGCTCGCGGCGGCACTGCAAACGCCTGACCGTCGCTTCGTTCCGCAGACCGCTATTGTGCTTGGCAGCGTAGCCTTAATTGCCACAGCGGGTGTCTGGCTCTATCAGCAGCAAGCCATGGAGCAATTCAAGCTTGAAGTAAGCCGTCAGCTGGCCGCAAATAAAAACAACACTGCTGAGTTCAGCCAGCAGCTGGCAAGCAGCGCTAAATTGCAGGAGCAATTTTCCGCCAAACTGGCGCTGCTGGATGCTAAACAAGCAGAATCGCTCAGCCAGCAGCAAGCGCTGAATAATATGTATGAGGCGCTTACCCATAATGAAACCCACCGTGCCCTTTCTGAAATAGAGCAAATCCTTGGCTTTGCTAGCCAGCAACTGCAATTAGGCGGCAATGTAAATGGCGCGCTGCTTGCACTGGCAAATATCGACCAAAAACTCGCTCAGCTGAACCGCCCGGAGCTGATCAGCCTGCGTCAGAGCATTACCCGTGATATTGATACCCTTAAAGCCCTGCCCTATGTTGATATCATTGGGATCAGCGCCAAATTAGACAGCCTGATTAAAGGCCTAGAAGACCTGCCTCTGGCGATTGATGGCCACCGCCATGTAACACCAGTGGTAAAACCATCGGCCAGCAGTACGGCCTTGGCCCATTTTTCTGATGAAATCTGGCAGCAGCTTAAACAGCTGATTCAGATCCGCCGCATGGACAAACCAGAAGCCATGTTGCTTTCACCGGAACAAAGCTTTTTCCTGCGTGAAAACATCAAGCTCAGGCTGCTGGATGCACGTACTTCCCTGCTGCTTAAAGATGAAGCCAGCTACCGTGGCGATATCGCGGCTGCCCTGCGTTATTTAGAACAATACTTCGATAAAAAAGCGCCGCAAACAGCCACATCGATTGCCACGCTGAAACAGTTAGCAGCACAAGATCTGGCAATCCAGCTGCCGGAACTCGGTACGAGCTTGGCCGCAGTACGCAGCGCCCGCACCATTGCAGAAAGGGCCAAGCAATGA
- a CDS encoding uroporphyrinogen-III synthase — protein sequence MQTLSGLRLWVTRPGQQAAGLIALLQAAGAEVLPLPLLEIAPPDDPAPLQAALAHIEQFDLAVFISPSALDAVFAHLPAPWPKNLPVAVVGPGSERRASALGVQDIICPAVQFDSEGLLQETRMQFLAGKKLVIFRGNGGRELLPKALQERGALLTIITAYQRQPPRFDLAHLNAQLSSGCDGIVISSSEAAQHLFQLAGDKALQALQSRIYFVPHPRIAQTLIALGAKQVELTNAGDSGILHGICQHFTKPRQE from the coding sequence ATGCAAACACTGAGCGGCCTACGCCTGTGGGTGACACGTCCCGGACAGCAAGCAGCAGGTTTAATCGCCCTGCTGCAAGCCGCAGGTGCAGAAGTCCTGCCCCTACCGCTGTTAGAAATCGCTCCGCCTGACGATCCTGCGCCGCTGCAGGCCGCTTTAGCTCATATTGAGCAATTTGATCTGGCCGTTTTTATCAGCCCATCCGCGCTTGACGCCGTATTTGCACATTTGCCCGCGCCATGGCCCAAAAACCTACCCGTTGCGGTGGTGGGGCCGGGCAGCGAGCGGCGGGCAAGCGCACTTGGGGTGCAGGATATTATCTGCCCCGCAGTGCAATTTGATAGTGAAGGCCTGCTGCAAGAAACCAGAATGCAATTTTTAGCAGGTAAAAAGCTGGTGATCTTTCGTGGTAATGGCGGACGTGAATTATTACCAAAAGCCTTACAAGAGCGTGGCGCACTGCTGACTATCATTACCGCATACCAAAGACAGCCTCCCCGCTTCGATCTGGCCCATTTAAATGCCCAATTGAGCAGTGGCTGCGATGGCATCGTCATATCCAGCTCGGAAGCAGCGCAACACTTATTTCAGCTCGCTGGAGACAAGGCGCTGCAAGCGTTACAATCACGCATATATTTCGTACCCCATCCGCGTATTGCACAGACGCTTATCGCTTTGGGTGCAAAACAAGTAGAACTTACGAATGCAGGGGATAGCGGTATTTTGCATGGCATTTGTCAGCACTTCACAAAACCCCGCCAGGAATAA
- the hemC gene encoding hydroxymethylbilane synthase, producing MTQPNRLVIATRESPLALWQANHVKARLEALYPELQVELLGMTTQGDRILDVTLNKIGGKGLFVKELETAITEGRADLAVHSMKDVPMVLPEGFTLAAIGEREDPRDAFVSNKYDSLDQLTPGCVVGTSSLRRESQLRARFPHLLIKPLRGNVGTRLGKLDAGEYDAIILASAGLIRLGLASRIKSAISPGDSLPSPGQGALGIEVRSDRADLISLLAPFNHAATAACVTAERSLSRRLGGSCQIPLGAFAEEDDGFLRLRAFIANPDGSDIIYAEGNGSLAAANGLGLQVAELLCTEGATEILKSLAAAAAE from the coding sequence GTGACTCAACCTAACCGCCTTGTTATCGCCACCCGCGAAAGCCCGCTTGCACTCTGGCAGGCCAACCACGTAAAGGCGAGGCTTGAGGCGCTTTATCCTGAGCTTCAGGTTGAATTACTCGGCATGACCACGCAGGGCGACCGGATTTTAGACGTAACCCTGAATAAAATCGGCGGCAAAGGCCTGTTTGTTAAAGAGCTGGAAACAGCCATTACCGAAGGCCGCGCCGATCTGGCCGTGCATTCGATGAAAGATGTACCGATGGTTTTGCCCGAAGGCTTTACGCTGGCCGCCATTGGCGAGCGGGAAGACCCGCGCGATGCCTTTGTTTCTAATAAATACGATTCACTCGATCAATTAACGCCCGGCTGTGTCGTGGGCACCTCCAGCCTGCGCCGCGAATCACAATTACGCGCTCGTTTTCCGCATTTGCTCATTAAGCCTTTGCGCGGCAATGTGGGCACGCGTCTGGGCAAGCTGGATGCGGGTGAATACGACGCCATTATTCTGGCCTCAGCAGGCCTGATTCGTCTGGGTCTTGCCAGCCGGATTAAAAGCGCGATTTCTCCTGGCGACAGCCTGCCCTCACCGGGCCAAGGCGCACTGGGTATTGAAGTACGCAGTGATCGCGCTGATCTGATCTCGCTGCTGGCCCCTTTTAACCATGCGGCAACGGCCGCCTGTGTCACTGCAGAGCGCTCTTTATCCCGCCGTCTGGGTGGCTCATGCCAGATTCCATTAGGCGCTTTCGCCGAAGAAGATGATGGCTTTTTGCGCCTGCGAGCCTTTATTGCTAACCCCGATGGCAGCGATATTATCTACGCCGAAGGCAATGGCTCTTTAGCCGCCGCCAACGGGCTAGGTTTACAGGTAGCCGAACTACTCTGCACCGAAGGCGCGACTGAGATTCTGAAGAGTCTGGCCGCTGCAGCTGCAGAATAA
- a CDS encoding type IV pilus assembly protein FimV, giving the protein MKINTPPLKLQFSWKMLCLALVVSEPAAALTLGELTIQSAVGQRFRGTVSYQLAPEDGLAEDCSKLSLVAPANDLPGLGQASLRLLAKERGGQILIQSADVVNEPMAGFSIKMECKGQLLQRSYTVFLDPAPLTLPSVAEETHAAARPVSSTTASRPRRAAKPVSASKDTNSQTTVVQNKQKPAEIPISLPASNGQLRIESELSFKNQAPEVLSPEELKTKIAMMQSLQEQLQSEMLRLQQSMLHLQALSGANAVATSNTPEPTSTPLATLNISSAAPPAPSEASVPTAPKRTTTNDSASSSWWMAAVMAALAAAAGAGLWLRRRQQNQTSWDADAESAISHLSRTGPKIIKPAAADADEHSLFRHSQLFYGGIEVQEEEDGSATLERAQLLVAQGETDQAIELLYQTIDENEADSEPWLLLFRVLRQQGMKTEYAQLARRFHDLGGDADDWALVRNIGYRLDPENPLYSAHEDTAETTAEPAIKENPEAETSQDLLPEPEPIAAEPLSEQDAMLMEFLSAPAAEEPPAKPSSSISPPQIISLDLPPLEFSLEEDAGSPLDISLQNHEETIEASLPLEEVEEAEASLPFEETRPIEPEAPLSFENTEILEIESSIDDEKIDPTEIKSPVSLEEAEPIEEIDLVELEIELHPPLSVFEPRKH; this is encoded by the coding sequence ATGAAGATAAACACTCCCCCTCTCAAGCTGCAGTTTAGCTGGAAGATGCTGTGTCTTGCTCTGGTCGTGAGCGAGCCTGCTGCGGCCCTGACGCTGGGGGAGCTGACTATTCAATCTGCCGTTGGTCAGCGATTTCGGGGCACTGTAAGTTACCAGCTGGCACCTGAAGATGGCTTAGCAGAAGACTGCAGCAAACTGAGCCTCGTCGCCCCTGCCAACGATCTGCCGGGCTTGGGCCAGGCCTCGCTGCGCCTGCTGGCGAAAGAGCGCGGCGGGCAGATCCTGATTCAGTCTGCCGATGTTGTAAATGAGCCTATGGCAGGCTTCAGTATAAAAATGGAGTGTAAGGGCCAGCTGCTGCAACGCAGCTACACTGTGTTTTTAGATCCGGCGCCACTCACCCTTCCAAGTGTTGCAGAAGAAACACATGCCGCAGCCCGCCCTGTAAGCAGCACCACAGCCAGCCGGCCCCGTCGTGCAGCAAAGCCCGTCAGTGCCAGTAAAGACACAAACAGCCAGACAACCGTCGTCCAAAACAAACAAAAACCTGCAGAAATACCCATTTCTCTGCCTGCCAGCAATGGCCAGTTGCGGATTGAAAGCGAATTAAGTTTTAAAAACCAGGCGCCTGAAGTGCTTAGCCCGGAAGAGCTAAAAACTAAAATCGCCATGATGCAAAGCTTGCAAGAGCAGCTGCAATCAGAAATGCTGCGTCTGCAGCAATCCATGCTGCATCTACAGGCTTTAAGCGGTGCAAACGCTGTAGCAACAAGCAACACGCCCGAGCCCACCAGCACCCCGCTGGCCACCCTGAATATCAGCAGCGCAGCTCCGCCAGCGCCTTCAGAAGCATCAGTACCCACAGCGCCCAAACGCACAACAACAAATGATTCTGCTAGTAGCAGCTGGTGGATGGCCGCCGTGATGGCCGCATTAGCTGCCGCAGCCGGGGCGGGCTTATGGCTGCGCCGCCGCCAGCAAAATCAAACCAGCTGGGACGCGGACGCAGAAAGCGCGATTTCTCATCTCTCCCGTACCGGACCAAAAATTATTAAACCTGCCGCTGCAGATGCAGATGAGCATTCTCTTTTCCGCCACAGCCAGCTGTTCTACGGTGGCATTGAAGTGCAGGAAGAAGAAGACGGCAGCGCCACGCTGGAGCGGGCACAATTACTGGTGGCCCAGGGTGAAACCGATCAGGCCATTGAGCTTCTTTATCAGACGATAGACGAAAACGAGGCCGATAGTGAGCCATGGCTGCTGCTGTTCCGTGTTTTACGCCAGCAAGGTATGAAAACTGAATATGCCCAGCTAGCTAGGCGCTTCCATGACCTAGGCGGCGATGCTGACGACTGGGCGCTGGTCCGCAATATTGGCTACCGGCTGGATCCGGAAAACCCGCTATACAGCGCTCACGAAGACACGGCAGAAACCACGGCTGAGCCTGCGATTAAAGAAAACCCTGAGGCGGAAACCAGCCAGGACCTGCTGCCCGAGCCCGAGCCCATTGCTGCCGAGCCATTAAGCGAGCAAGACGCCATGCTGATGGAGTTTTTATCTGCGCCTGCTGCTGAAGAACCACCAGCAAAGCCAAGCTCATCCATATCACCCCCACAAATCATTTCGCTGGATCTGCCCCCGCTGGAATTCTCTCTTGAAGAAGATGCAGGCAGCCCCTTGGATATTTCATTACAAAACCATGAAGAAACCATAGAAGCGTCTTTACCGCTTGAAGAAGTAGAGGAAGCAGAAGCATCGCTTCCTTTTGAAGAAACCAGGCCCATAGAGCCTGAAGCGCCACTTTCATTTGAAAATACAGAAATTCTTGAGATCGAATCGTCGATTGATGATGAAAAAATCGACCCCACAGAAATCAAATCGCCAGTTTCACTTGAAGAAGCCGAACCCATCGAAGAAATTGATCTGGTTGAATTAGAAATCGAATTACACCCTCCGCTTTCAGTCTTTGAGCCGCGTAAACACTGA
- the polA gene encoding DNA polymerase I, whose product MATLLLIDGSSYLYRAFHAIRDLAAPDGTPTNALYGFVNMLKKLRQQTPADYIACVFDAKGKTFRDDLYSEYKAQRPSMPDELRVQIEPIHAAVKAFGIKILMVDGVEADDVIGTLASWGTEHGITTIMSTGDKDMAQLVNQYVRIENSMTEEVLDIEGVINKFGVRPEQIVDYLALIGDTVDNVPGVPKCGPKTAKKWLDEYQTLDAVMANADAIKGVVGENLRKTLEWLPMAKQLVTIKCDLDLSRELPQQFTDLQPQAEDWETLLGIFRQANFRTWIREAESKVAAGPASDDLFSLVASPAAKPQSITPIMDAPAERPAAPRNYQTILSDAELDRWLEQLMAAPVVSLDTETTGLDALNSQIVGMSFCIEEGHAAYLPLAHRGPDAVDQLPLDATLAKLKPWLESASHKKLGQNLKFDQHIFANHGIALAGVEDDTLLMSYVLASHEKHNMDAQAERELGLTTIKFEELCGKGAKQIGFDEVAVDIASTYAAEDADITLQLAHAMLPRLSGGLAHVYREIEMPSRSVLFEMERTGVLLDSHKLNQQSHEIGLRLLELEQTAYDLAGQPFNLSSPKQIGEIFFEQLKLPVIKKTPKGAPSTDEEVLQELAKDFPLPKVLLEHRSLSKLKSTYTDKLPLMVNPRTGRVHTSYNQTVAVTGRLSSTEPNLQNIPIKSMEGRKIREAFIAPKGWQIMSADYSQIELRIMAHLSGDEAMIAAFNSGEDIHRTTAAEVFAVALDQVSSEQRRYAKSINFGLIYGMGVFGLAAQLEIPRDAAKNFIDRYFARFQGVAMYMENIRASAKEHGYVETVFGRRLWLPEIKSANAARRAGAERAAINAPMQGTAADLIKLAMINVADWIKAEGLQSRLIMQVHDELVLEVPDAEVEMMREQLPLKMAAAAKLTVPLLAEVGAGLNWEEAH is encoded by the coding sequence ATGGCGACCCTGCTTTTAATTGACGGCTCCTCCTACCTCTACCGAGCCTTCCATGCGATCCGTGATCTGGCGGCTCCAGACGGCACCCCCACTAATGCGCTGTACGGCTTTGTTAATATGCTTAAAAAGCTGCGCCAGCAAACGCCTGCCGATTATATCGCCTGTGTCTTTGACGCCAAGGGCAAAACCTTTCGCGACGATTTATACAGCGAATACAAAGCACAACGCCCATCTATGCCAGACGAGCTGCGCGTTCAAATCGAACCGATTCACGCAGCAGTGAAAGCATTTGGCATAAAGATACTGATGGTGGATGGCGTAGAAGCAGACGATGTGATTGGCACGCTTGCAAGCTGGGGCACAGAGCATGGTATTACTACCATTATGTCGACCGGCGATAAAGATATGGCACAGCTGGTTAATCAGTATGTGCGTATCGAAAACTCGATGACCGAAGAAGTGCTGGATATCGAAGGCGTCATCAATAAATTTGGCGTGCGCCCAGAGCAAATTGTCGATTATCTCGCGCTGATTGGCGATACCGTCGATAACGTACCGGGCGTACCTAAGTGCGGCCCGAAAACCGCAAAAAAATGGCTGGATGAATATCAAACCCTCGATGCCGTGATGGCCAATGCAGACGCCATTAAAGGCGTGGTTGGCGAGAATTTACGCAAAACGCTGGAATGGCTGCCCATGGCCAAACAGCTGGTTACTATTAAATGTGATCTGGACTTAAGCCGCGAATTACCACAGCAATTTACCGATCTACAGCCACAAGCCGAGGACTGGGAAACGCTGCTGGGGATTTTCCGCCAGGCCAATTTCAGAACATGGATCCGTGAAGCAGAAAGCAAAGTGGCTGCAGGCCCTGCCAGCGACGATTTATTTAGCCTTGTCGCCAGCCCTGCTGCCAAACCCCAAAGCATCACTCCCATCATGGATGCACCCGCTGAGCGCCCTGCCGCCCCACGCAACTATCAAACCATTCTGAGCGATGCCGAACTGGATCGCTGGCTTGAGCAGTTGATGGCCGCGCCAGTTGTGTCACTCGATACCGAAACCACGGGTTTGGATGCTTTAAACTCGCAAATCGTCGGCATGTCGTTTTGCATAGAAGAAGGCCACGCAGCCTATCTGCCGCTCGCCCACCGCGGGCCGGATGCAGTCGATCAGCTGCCACTGGATGCAACGCTTGCCAAGCTCAAACCTTGGCTGGAATCCGCCAGCCATAAAAAATTGGGCCAAAATTTAAAATTTGATCAGCACATTTTTGCCAATCACGGCATTGCATTAGCAGGAGTCGAAGACGACACCCTCTTAATGTCTTATGTGCTGGCCAGCCATGAAAAACACAATATGGATGCACAAGCCGAGCGCGAGCTGGGCCTTACCACCATAAAATTTGAAGAGCTGTGTGGCAAAGGAGCAAAGCAAATTGGCTTTGACGAAGTGGCAGTCGATATCGCCAGCACTTACGCCGCAGAAGACGCCGATATCACCCTGCAACTGGCTCATGCCATGTTGCCGCGCCTAAGTGGCGGGCTGGCCCATGTTTACCGCGAAATCGAAATGCCATCCCGCAGCGTGTTGTTTGAAATGGAGCGCACCGGTGTGCTGCTCGACAGCCATAAGCTCAATCAGCAAAGCCACGAAATTGGCCTTCGCCTGCTGGAACTAGAACAAACGGCTTACGATTTAGCCGGCCAGCCATTTAATCTGTCCAGCCCCAAGCAAATTGGCGAGATCTTCTTTGAGCAGCTCAAACTGCCGGTGATCAAGAAAACCCCCAAGGGTGCGCCGTCTACGGATGAAGAAGTACTGCAAGAGCTGGCAAAAGATTTTCCGCTGCCTAAAGTGCTACTCGAACACCGCTCCTTATCCAAGCTGAAATCAACCTACACCGACAAACTGCCGCTGATGGTGAACCCTCGCACGGGCCGTGTGCATACCAGCTACAACCAGACCGTAGCGGTAACCGGGCGCTTAAGCTCTACCGAGCCAAATTTACAAAATATCCCGATTAAAAGCATGGAAGGCCGCAAGATTCGTGAAGCTTTTATTGCGCCTAAAGGCTGGCAAATTATGTCTGCCGATTACTCGCAAATCGAGCTGCGCATCATGGCACACCTCTCCGGCGACGAGGCGATGATTGCTGCGTTTAACTCGGGTGAAGATATCCACCGCACCACCGCCGCCGAAGTGTTTGCCGTGGCACTCGATCAAGTCAGCAGCGAGCAACGCCGCTACGCCAAAAGCATTAACTTTGGCCTGATTTACGGCATGGGCGTATTTGGCCTGGCGGCCCAGCTGGAAATCCCGCGCGACGCCGCAAAAAACTTTATCGACCGCTACTTTGCCCGCTTTCAAGGCGTGGCCATGTATATGGAAAACATTCGCGCCAGCGCCAAAGAGCACGGCTATGTAGAAACCGTATTTGGCCGCCGCCTATGGCTACCTGAAATTAAATCAGCCAATGCCGCCCGCCGCGCAGGGGCAGAACGAGCAGCGATTAATGCACCAATGCAGGGAACGGCAGCTGACTTGATTAAACTCGCCATGATTAATGTGGCAGATTGGATAAAAGCCGAAGGCCTGCAAAGCAGGCTGATTATGCAAGTACACGATGAACTGGTGCTGGAAGTACCCGACGCAGAAGTTGAAATGATGCGTGAACAACTGCCGCTTAAAATGGCCGCCGCCGCCAAGCTGACTGTTCCCCTGCTGGCTGAAGTGGGCGCAGGTTTAAACTGGGAAGAAGCGCATTAA
- a CDS encoding DUF2782 domain-containing protein, with the protein MRPILLSLLLSSSVYAAAPSDAPPPLPATESEAKVLEAPEIRVIEKTDATIAEYRLRGKLYMMKVTPKVGLPYFLVDKEGQGRFDRSDDLGGSNLSVPRWVIFEF; encoded by the coding sequence ATGCGCCCTATTTTACTTAGCCTCTTATTGAGTAGCTCCGTGTATGCCGCCGCTCCCAGCGATGCGCCCCCGCCTTTGCCTGCGACCGAAAGCGAAGCAAAGGTGCTTGAAGCACCGGAAATACGTGTGATCGAGAAAACCGACGCAACGATTGCCGAGTATCGCCTCAGGGGGAAGCTTTACATGATGAAAGTAACGCCTAAGGTTGGCCTGCCATATTTCCTTGTTGATAAAGAAGGGCAGGGGCGTTTTGATCGCAGTGATGATCTGGGCGGTAGTAATTTATCCGTGCCACGTTGGGTCATTTTTGAATTTTGA